Within Sphingobium aromaticiconvertens, the genomic segment CCCAGTGGCTGGCGGCTCGGGAACTTGCCCGTCCGCTCATGTATATCGCGCTCGCCACTTACAGTTGCAGGGACAGCTGCGGATTTGGATGGTCGCCCCCGAAAGGTTGCTCACCCACACCGCATTCCCGTTTTAATCCCCTTGCGGGGAACCGACGCGATCAATGTTCATGCAGGCGACCGATGGTCGATGCACGAACGCGGCATGCATATGAGCAGGGTTTTGAAATCGCAAGCGTCATGATGTGATCGCCTGCAACCGCCATACGCGGTTCCACGACAGATGTACCTGGGACAGCGGTGCGATGTCGATGCGCAGCGTGGCTTCCGGCGGAATGTCCAGCGCGGCTGCGATGGTCGCGCGGATCACCATGGGATGGGTGATCGCCAGCCTGTCTTCGCCCCCGGCGCATTGATCGGCGAGCCAGTCCGCCATCCGGTCCCGCACCGTTGCCAGCGACTCACCACCCGGTGCGCCGCTGGCCGGGTCGGCCATCCAGTTGGCGAAAAAATCGGGGCTATCGGCATGGAGATCGCCGAGCGCACGGCCTGCCCAGTCGCCATGATCCATATCTCGCAGCGCAATGTCGGTCTTCGCCATAATGCCCAATGCGTCGGCGGTCTGACGAGCGGCCAGTGATGGGCTGGTCAGGCAGTCGCGTCGTTCCATCCGCAGGGCTTGCGTCTTGGTGAGGCCGCCGCCGTCGATCGGATCGTCATGCCCCGGAAAGGCACCCTCGCGCATGGCGCGAGTGGCGGCGTGGCATAGCAGGATCAGGTGAATCGACAGTTAGGGTCTCCACTGTGTTTGAGAGGGGGGTGATTGACGGGGGCCATCGTTCCGGCCTAGGGCATTCACGTTAGATCGAGGAAGAAGCCGGTGTAATTCCGGCGCGGTCGCGCCACTGTTATCGTTCACCATGCCCGTCTGTCGAGGGGGATGGCAACGAGAGCCAGACCTTCCTCGGACGCACGGAAACCCCGCGGGACGCGTATATCCCGAAAGGAGCATGATCATGGCATCCGCCGCATTGTTCGCAGACGATATCTTCATCCCGGTGGGCGATGCGCCCGCCATTCCCCTACGCGACATTGCGCCCTGGGCAGTGTTCGGCCTGCTGCTGGCGATGATCTTCCTCTATTTCGTCAGCACTGAACAAGGCGCCCTGTCGCTGTTCAAGGGCATGTATATCCATGAATTCGTACATGATGGGCGGCACTTGCTGGGCTTTCCCTGCCACTAAGGCGGGGTCTGAGCCATGGTACGTAATCTATTGATACGCGGCATGTTTGCCGGCGTAATAGCGGCTGTGCTCGCAACGCTGTTTGCGCGCCTGTTCGCCGAACCGCAGGTGGACCTGGCCATCGCCTTCGAGGCTGCGCAGGCGCATGGGCACCACGTAATGGGCGCGGGTGAAGACGTCGAACTGGTCAGCCGCTCGACCCAAAAGGGGTTGGGTTTGTTCACGGCCATCACCCTCTATGGCGCGGCCCTGGGAGGTATCTTCTCGCTGCTGTTCGCTTTGGTCTATGGTCGGTTGTCCCGTCTTGGCCCACGATCGCTGGCGTTATTGCTGGCGGCCGGGGCGTTCATCGCCATCGCGCTGGTTCCCGCGCTCAAATATCCGCCAACGCCGCCTGCCGTTGGACAACATGAAACGGTCGGGTTTCGCACCCTCGTCTATTTCGCGATGATCGCCTTTTCGATCGCGGGGATGGTCTTCTCCGTCCATATCGGACGGGGCGTTGCGCGGCGGAATGGCGCCTTCAACGGAATACTGGCGGCTGGGTCAGTCTATGTCGTCCTGATCGCTCTGGTGCAGGTCGCCTTGCCCGCCGTCAATGAAGTGCCCGAACACTATCCGGCTGTGCTGCTTTGGGAGTTCCGGGTCGCTGCGCTGGGGACGCAAGCGCTGCTATGGGCCACCATCGGCATCGTCTTCGGTTGGCTTGCGGAACGGCTATTCGCCGGAAGAGCGCGCCAGTCCTGAAAGGTCGTTGATCGTTCCGGGATGCGCTGTAAGCTTATCGCATGAAGACAGCTGTTTACGGTACCAAATCCTATGACCGGCGGTTTCTGAAGGCCGCCAATGGGGCGTTCGGGCACGAGCTGACGTTCCTTGAACCGCGGCTCGACAACAGTACGGCCCTGCTTGCTCGCGGTTTTCCGGCTGTCTGTGTCTTTGTGAATGACCGCCTCGATCGCGCTATCTTGCAGATGTTGGCGGATGGCGGAACGCGTGTTGTCGCCTGCGCTGTGCTGGCTTCAACAATGTCGATCTGGTCGCGGCGGAAGAGTATGGGATCGCAGTTGTGCGGGTGCCCGCTTATTCCCCGCACGCCGTTGCGGAATTCACGATCGGCCTGCTGCTGGCGCTCGACCGCAAGATTGCACGGGCCTGGACGCGCGTGCGGGAGAATAATTTCGCGCTGGAGGGGCTGATCGGCCGTAATCTGCACGGTCGCACTGTCGGCGTTGTCGGCACGGGCGCGATCGGCGCTCTTGTCGCGCGCACATTGCAGGCAGGTTTTGGCTGCAATGTGCTGGCGAGTGACATCGTTGCCGATCCCTCGCTGGAGGCGATTGGCGTGCGTTATGTGCCGCTCAAGGAATTGCTCATCTCCAGCGAGATTGTGACA encodes:
- a CDS encoding histidine phosphatase family protein, with amino-acid sequence MSIHLILLCHAATRAMREGAFPGHDDPIDGGGLTKTQALRMERRDCLTSPSLAARQTADALGIMAKTDIALRDMDHGDWAGRALGDLHADSPDFFANWMADPASGAPGGESLATVRDRMADWLADQCAGGEDRLAITHPMVIRATIAAALDIPPEATLRIDIAPLSQVHLSWNRVWRLQAITS
- a CDS encoding CbtB domain-containing protein, producing MASAALFADDIFIPVGDAPAIPLRDIAPWAVFGLLLAMIFLYFVSTEQGALSLFKGMYIHEFVHDGRHLLGFPCH
- a CDS encoding CbtA family protein — encoded protein: MVRNLLIRGMFAGVIAAVLATLFARLFAEPQVDLAIAFEAAQAHGHHVMGAGEDVELVSRSTQKGLGLFTAITLYGAALGGIFSLLFALVYGRLSRLGPRSLALLLAAGAFIAIALVPALKYPPTPPAVGQHETVGFRTLVYFAMIAFSIAGMVFSVHIGRGVARRNGAFNGILAAGSVYVVLIALVQVALPAVNEVPEHYPAVLLWEFRVAALGTQALLWATIGIVFGWLAERLFAGRARQS